One stretch of Brachyhypopomus gauderio isolate BG-103 chromosome 8, BGAUD_0.2, whole genome shotgun sequence DNA includes these proteins:
- the nhej1 gene encoding non-homologous end-joining factor 1 isoform X1, producing MSLESSNNLTIYNYGVVGMESTGHDAAVAALPWVPVDIGDSKLLAKAWFGDTEYRVLLSDLSSVWEEDMSSESIRSRAQDLNKRLKAPVQAFFAHLSSVARPCLSGQLYDQSTAHFSLEHHDKRLTVRLKSELAGVPFYWEFRCALAPVAVVSAQLVRPLLAVTRVLQRQVGELAALLVRKDAEILDYKENGAMLSRARLQTEPFEEETYRKNFIIQTLPQMSILQDSLEFNSELRELYVAVSTVRNTLKRKRLGEHSSASVDSFSFVPEHPAAEQDQASAVPSDMKSPVSDVGQLLEQTQDADSEQTVPLLPAALAAAPTDRSTMRPKKKKAVGLFR from the exons ATGTCACTGGAGTCCTCAAACAACCTGACAATATATAATTATG GTGTCGTGGGTATGGAGAGCACGGGTCACGACGCAGCCGTAGCGGCGCTACCGTGGGTCCCCGTGGATATAGGGGACTCCAAGCTGCTGGCCAAAGCCTGGTTCGGGGACACCGAATATCGAGTGCTGCTCAGCGACCTGAGTAGCGTGTGGGAAGAGGACATGAGCTCGGAGAGCATCCGGAGTCGAGCACAG GATCTGAATAAGCGTCTAAAGGCTCCAGTGCAGGCGTTCTTTGCTCACCTGAGCTCCGTGGCTCGGCCATGTCTCTCTGGTCAGTTATATGACCAGAGCACAGCACATTTCTCCCTCGAGCATCACGACAAGCGCCTAACCGTCAGACTCAAGAGTGAACTGGCAGGAGTGCCTTTCTACTGGGAATTTCGCTGCGCTCTTGCCCCTGTAGCAGTG GTCTCCGCACAACTGgtgcgccctctgctggctgtAACCCGAGTGCTGCAGAGGCAGGTTGGAGAACTGGCTGCCCTGCTGGTGAGGAAAGATGCAGAAATACTGGACTACAAAGAAAATGGAGCCATGCTCAGCAGAG CCAGGCTACAGACTGAGCCATTTGAGGAGGAGACATACCGAAAAAACTTCATCATCCAG ACTCTTCCTCAGATGAGTATTCTTCAGGACAGTCTGGAGTTTAACTCTGAGCTTCGGGAGCTGTATGTTGCTGTGAGCACCGTGAGAAACACCTTGAAACGAAAGCGTCTTGGCGAACACAGCTCGGCCTCGGTGGACAGCTTCAGCTTTGTACCTGAGCACCCTGCAGCTGAGCAGGACCAGGCGTCCGCCGTGCCCTCAG ATATGAAGTCTCCCGTGTCTGATGTAGGGCAGCTGCTGGAACAAACACAGGATGCCGACAGTGAACAG ACTGTGCCACTTCTCCCTGCTGCGTTAGCTGCAGCGCCTACAGACCGGTCGACCATGCGCCCCAAGAAGAAGAAAGCAGTGGGGCTCTTCCGATAA
- the nhej1 gene encoding non-homologous end-joining factor 1 isoform X2 — protein sequence MESTGHDAAVAALPWVPVDIGDSKLLAKAWFGDTEYRVLLSDLSSVWEEDMSSESIRSRAQDLNKRLKAPVQAFFAHLSSVARPCLSGQLYDQSTAHFSLEHHDKRLTVRLKSELAGVPFYWEFRCALAPVAVVSAQLVRPLLAVTRVLQRQVGELAALLVRKDAEILDYKENGAMLSRARLQTEPFEEETYRKNFIIQTLPQMSILQDSLEFNSELRELYVAVSTVRNTLKRKRLGEHSSASVDSFSFVPEHPAAEQDQASAVPSDMKSPVSDVGQLLEQTQDADSEQTVPLLPAALAAAPTDRSTMRPKKKKAVGLFR from the exons ATGGAGAGCACGGGTCACGACGCAGCCGTAGCGGCGCTACCGTGGGTCCCCGTGGATATAGGGGACTCCAAGCTGCTGGCCAAAGCCTGGTTCGGGGACACCGAATATCGAGTGCTGCTCAGCGACCTGAGTAGCGTGTGGGAAGAGGACATGAGCTCGGAGAGCATCCGGAGTCGAGCACAG GATCTGAATAAGCGTCTAAAGGCTCCAGTGCAGGCGTTCTTTGCTCACCTGAGCTCCGTGGCTCGGCCATGTCTCTCTGGTCAGTTATATGACCAGAGCACAGCACATTTCTCCCTCGAGCATCACGACAAGCGCCTAACCGTCAGACTCAAGAGTGAACTGGCAGGAGTGCCTTTCTACTGGGAATTTCGCTGCGCTCTTGCCCCTGTAGCAGTG GTCTCCGCACAACTGgtgcgccctctgctggctgtAACCCGAGTGCTGCAGAGGCAGGTTGGAGAACTGGCTGCCCTGCTGGTGAGGAAAGATGCAGAAATACTGGACTACAAAGAAAATGGAGCCATGCTCAGCAGAG CCAGGCTACAGACTGAGCCATTTGAGGAGGAGACATACCGAAAAAACTTCATCATCCAG ACTCTTCCTCAGATGAGTATTCTTCAGGACAGTCTGGAGTTTAACTCTGAGCTTCGGGAGCTGTATGTTGCTGTGAGCACCGTGAGAAACACCTTGAAACGAAAGCGTCTTGGCGAACACAGCTCGGCCTCGGTGGACAGCTTCAGCTTTGTACCTGAGCACCCTGCAGCTGAGCAGGACCAGGCGTCCGCCGTGCCCTCAG ATATGAAGTCTCCCGTGTCTGATGTAGGGCAGCTGCTGGAACAAACACAGGATGCCGACAGTGAACAG ACTGTGCCACTTCTCCCTGCTGCGTTAGCTGCAGCGCCTACAGACCGGTCGACCATGCGCCCCAAGAAGAAGAAAGCAGTGGGGCTCTTCCGATAA